The following proteins come from a genomic window of Cyprinus carpio isolate SPL01 unplaced genomic scaffold, ASM1834038v1 S000006605, whole genome shotgun sequence:
- the LOC122144163 gene encoding serine/threonine-protein kinase Nek9-like, which translates to MVGQLGHGDQASYRQPRRVERLQGKAIRQVSCGADFTACITDEDQMYMFGSDYYGCIGVENELGMEVLEPVLLDFFQERPVRQVSCGDNHVVALTRSGDIYSWGCGEHGDVVVVMRRGGL; encoded by the exons ATGGTGGGTCAGCTGGGTCACGGCGACCAGGCCTCGTACCGTCAGCCGCGGAGAGTGGAGCGTCTGCAGGGCAAAGCCATCCGACAGGTGTCCTGCGGAGCCGACTTCACCGCCTGCATCACCG ACGAGGATCAGATGTACATGTTCGGCTCTGATTACTACGGCTGTATCGGTGTGGAGAACGAGCTGGGCATGGAGGTGCTGGAGCCGGTTCTGCTGGACTTCTTCCAGGAGCGTCCGGTGCGTCAGGTGTCCTGCGGGGACAATCACGTGGTGGCGCTGACCCGCAGCGGGGACATCTACTCCTGGGGCTGCGGAGAGCACGGTGATGTGGTGGTGGTGATGCGGAGAGGGGGGTTATAA